The Halomonas sp. 'Soap Lake #6' genomic sequence GTTGAGCAGGCCAAAGGTTAACCCCTGCGTCTGTTCTACCAGTGCAGTCAGATTAGGTTTGGAGAAAACCGATGATTCAGACTCAGACAATGCTGGATGTCGCCGACAACAGCGGAGCGCGCCGGGTGCAATGCATCAAGGTGTTAGGCGGTTCACACCGTCGCTACGCCCGCGTTGGTGACGTCATTAAGGTAACGGTGAAGGAAGCTATTCCGCGCGGCAAGGTCAAAAAAGGCCAAGTGCTGAAAGCGGTAGTAGTTCGCACCCGTAGTGGCGTCCGTCGTAGTGACGGTTCGCTGATCCGTTTCGATGGAAATGCGGCAGTTTTGTTGAATAACACCAACGAACAGCCGATCGGCACGCGTATCTTCGGGCCGGTAACTCGTGAACTTCGTAATGAAAAGTTCATGAAGATCATTTCCCTAGCGCCTGAAGTGCTGTAAGGAGCGAGGCGGATATGCAAAAGATCAAACGTGACG encodes the following:
- the rplN gene encoding 50S ribosomal protein L14; protein product: MIQTQTMLDVADNSGARRVQCIKVLGGSHRRYARVGDVIKVTVKEAIPRGKVKKGQVLKAVVVRTRSGVRRSDGSLIRFDGNAAVLLNNTNEQPIGTRIFGPVTRELRNEKFMKIISLAPEVL